In one window of Ovis aries strain OAR_USU_Benz2616 breed Rambouillet chromosome 3, ARS-UI_Ramb_v3.0, whole genome shotgun sequence DNA:
- the CDCA3 gene encoding cell division cycle-associated protein 3, producing MGSAKSVPVTPARPPPHNKLLARVADPRSPSAGILRTPIQVESSPQPSLPAGEQVEGPKLVQDSDPRSPTLGIARTPMKTSGEPPSPLVKQLSDVFETEDPKLSLPPEAILPLETPSSPRPDLPLGTQVSLEDQVPPGSQTELSAEQVFAKEKTGHASETPVSSQGSDKPLRDPETPRSSGSKRSRRKANSKVPGRSPLTILQDDNSPGALTPRQGKQPSLSENFRELKEGAVLGTGRLLKTGGRAWEQGQGHDKENQHFPLVEN from the exons ATGGGCTCAGCTAAGAGCGTCCCAGTCACTCCAGCGCGGCCTCCGCCGCACAACAAGCTTCTGGCTCGAGTGGCGGACCCCCGTTCACCCAGCGCCGGCATCCTGCGCACTCCCATCCAG GTAGAGAGCTCCCCACAGCCAAGCCTGCCAGCAGGGGAGCAGGTGGAGGGACCTAAGCTGGTCCAGGACTCAGATCCCCGCTCTCCTACCCTTGGCATTGCACGGACACCTATGAAGACGAGCGGAG AGCCCCCAAGTCCACTGGTGAAACAACTGAGTGATGTATTTGAGACCGAAGACCCCAAATTAAGCCTTCCCCCCGAAGCTATTCTGCCCCTAGAGACACCTTCATCTCCTCGACCGGACTTGCCTCTGGGCACCCAGGTTTCCCTTGAAGATCAGGTGCCTCCTGGGAGCCAGACTGAGCTCTCTGCCGAGCAGGTGTTTGCCAAGGAGAAAACAGGACATGCCTCAGAAACGCCTGTGTCCAGCCAGGGCTCAGACAAGCCCTTGCGAGACCCCGAGACTCCTCGATCTTCAG gtTCTAAGCGCAGCAGGCGGAAAGCAAACAGCAAGGTGCCAGGGAGGTCTCCTCTCACCATCCTGCAGGATGACAACTCCCCCGGGGCTCTGACCCCACGACAG GGTAAGCAGCCTTCCCTGAGTGAAAACTTTAGGGAACTAAAGGAAGGGGCTGTTCTGGGAACTGGACGACTTCTGAAAACTGGAGGACGAGCATGGGAGCAAGGCCAGGGTCACGACAAGGAAAATCAGCACTTCCCTTTGGTGGAGAACTAG
- the GNB3 gene encoding guanine nucleotide-binding protein G(I)/G(S)/G(T) subunit beta-3 — MGEMEQLRQEAEQLKKQIADARKACADTTLAELVSGLEVVGRVQMRTRRTLRGHLAKIYAMHWATDSKLLVSASQDGKLIVWDTYTTNKVHAIPLRSSWVMTCAYAPSGNFVACGGLDNMCSIYSLKSREGNVKVSRELSAHTGYLSCCRFLDDNNIVTSSGDTTCALWDIETGQQKTVFVGHTGDCMSLAVSPDFRLFISGACDASAKLWDVREGTCRQTFTGHESDINAICFFPNGEAICTGSDDASCRLFDLRADQELTTYAHESIICGITSVAFSLSGRLLFAGYDDFNCNVWDSMKCERVGILSGHDNRVSCLGVTADGMAVATGSWDSFLKIWN, encoded by the exons ATGGGGGAGATGGAACAGTTGCGGCAGGAAGCGGAGCAGCTCAAGAAGCAGATCGCA GATGCCAGGAAAGCCTGTGCTGACACTACCCTGGCAGAG CTGGTGTCTGGCCTCGAAGTCGTGGGACGTGTGCAGATGCGGACACGGCGGACCTTAAGGGGACACCTGGCCAAGATCTATGCCATGCACTGGGCCACTGACTCTAA GCTGTTGGTAAGCGCCTCGCAAGATGGGAAGCTGATCGTGTGGGACACATACACCACCAACAAG GTCCACGCCATCCCACTGCGCTCCTCCTGGGTCATGACCTGTGCCTACGCCCCGTCAGGGAACTTCGTGGCCTGTGGGGGGCTGGACAACATGTGTTCCATCTACAGCCTCAAATCCCGGGAGGGCAACGTCAAGGTCAGCCGGGAGCTGTCAGCTCACACGG GTTATCTCTCCTGCTGCCGTTTCCTGGATGACAACAACATCGTGACCAGCTCCGGGGACACCACATG CGCCCTGTGGGACATCGAGACTGGGCAGCAGAAGACTGTGTTTGTGGGGCACACAGGGGACTGCATGAGCCTGGCCGTGtcccctgacttcagactgttcATCTCGGGGGCCTGCGACGCCAGCGCCAAGCTCTGGGACGTGCGGGAGGGGACCTGCCGGCAGACTTTCACGGGCCACGAGTCGGACATCAACGCCATCTGC TTCTTCCCCAATGGAGAGGCCATCTGCACGGGCTCAGACGATGCCTCCTGCCGCCTGTTTGACTTGCGGGCCGACCAGGAGCTGACCACCTACGCCCACGAGAGCATCATCTGCGGCATCACGTCCGTGGCCTTCTCGCTCAGTGGCCGCCTGCTCTTTGCGGGCTACGATGACTTCAACTGCAACGTGTGGGACTCCATGAAGTGCGAGCGTGTGG GTATCCTCTCTGGTCACGATAACAGGGTCAGCTGCCTGGGGGTCACAGCTGATGGGATGGCTGTGGCCACCGGTTCCTGGGACAGCTTCCTCAAAATCTGGAACTGA